The following DNA comes from Microbacterium foliorum.
ACTCCGCACCGCGACGGCCTCGCCGAGGTGTCGGCAGTGACGCGCGCTCTCGCCTCGCTCAGCCGCCCGCTCGTGCAGGGCAAGGATGCGGGCGCGGCGCCCATCGTGCACGCGACGGTCGCCGCCGATGCCACGGGCGGCGACTACTGGGGGCCCGGCGGTCTGCTGGAGTTCCGCGGGGCGCCGAGACGCGTGGCCGCGAGCGCGCAGGTGCGCTCGGTCGACGTGGGCGCTGAGCTGTGGGCCGTCGCCGAGCACATGGCCGGCGTGCGGTTCAGGGTCTGACGGTCGGCGCGTCGGTCAGGCTCAGTCCGCCTCGAGCACATAGGCGCCGGATGCGTCGGTGAACAGCCCGGTCTGACCGGGGCGCGCCTCGCGTACGAAGTCCGCGACCCAGGGGAAGCGGGCGACGAACGAGTCGACCGACCACACCTCGTGATTGGCCGAGTCGTTCATGTACTCCTCGGACTCCAGCCCGGTGACAGACTGCAGGTCGCGCCCGGTGAACGTGATCCACCGCGGCGGGTGCTCGGCATGCAGCTTCGAGAGGAAGACCGGGGCGTTGCCCTTCAACCCCGGGGCTGCGACGGCGTCTTCTCGCGTGACGTCGAGCAGCGCGTCGACGGATCCGGCCGCGGCGACCAGCGCCTCCCACCCCTGGGCTGACGCGAACGACGCCTCGGCGTCGGTCAGCATCCGGAGTGTGCGCACGTGGCCGACCAGCGCGCCTTCGTCAGACCGCACCTCGTCGAAGGATGCACCCCATCGCGACGGACTCACCATGATCGCCGAGATGCGTGTGCCGGTGAGGAAGGACTCGCTGTTGCGCCACGGGGCGCCCACCGGAGGCACCCGCCTGTTCGTCGCGATGTCATCGCAGACGATCCCGAGTGCGACCCGCGCCGCACCCTGCTGGCCGTCGAGCACCTCGACGGCCAGCTCGACGCGTTCGCCCGAGTCGGTCGGCATCAGGGAGACGCCCGATGTCATCACCGTGATGGGGCCGCCCGCCGGCCGCTTCTCGACCACGCGGATAGACCCGCCGATGCGGTCCTCCCACGCGATGGGATCGGCACCGAGCGAATCGAAGACGTGTCGGGGAAACTCCAGGCCATCGGTCATCGCCCCAGTCTCACAGTCGGCCGTCGGCCCCGGCAACCGTCGCGGCAGCGGTCTCGAGGCCTGTCGCCTACGCCGCGGCGATCTCGCGCGCAGGGATCTCGTCGATCGACCGATACACGGGCAGGCCGCGCTCGAGGGCGATCTCGACGTCCTTGTCGGCACCCGCCGAGTCGCCGGGCAGGCGCAGCACCGCGTCGCAGTGCTGCAGCAGCCGGTGCGCGGTCTCGTACATGACGTCGCCATCGGCGACATCCGCTTCGTCGATCCCCCGGAGGATCGGCAGGGCGACCCACTCGCCGATCATCGGCACGTGACCGAGACGGTGGATCGGCGCCGCAGCCTCTTCGAGTCGTTCGAGGTTGCGGGCGATGAGGGCGGGGTCGCCGCCGGTGCCCGAGCGGTAGGGGCCGGCGATCAGAATCAGGAGTGGAGTTGTCATGGAGAAGACTGTAACGTTAACCGTGCAAGAACGTGCAACTTCGTGAATGAATAAGATTCGG
Coding sequences within:
- a CDS encoding suppressor of fused domain protein; this translates as MTDGLEFPRHVFDSLGADPIAWEDRIGGSIRVVEKRPAGGPITVMTSGVSLMPTDSGERVELAVEVLDGQQGAARVALGIVCDDIATNRRVPPVGAPWRNSESFLTGTRISAIMVSPSRWGASFDEVRSDEGALVGHVRTLRMLTDAEASFASAQGWEALVAAAGSVDALLDVTREDAVAAPGLKGNAPVFLSKLHAEHPPRWITFTGRDLQSVTGLESEEYMNDSANHEVWSVDSFVARFPWVADFVREARPGQTGLFTDASGAYVLEAD
- a CDS encoding DUF4406 domain-containing protein; protein product: MTTPLLILIAGPYRSGTGGDPALIARNLERLEEAAAPIHRLGHVPMIGEWVALPILRGIDEADVADGDVMYETAHRLLQHCDAVLRLPGDSAGADKDVEIALERGLPVYRSIDEIPAREIAAA